tcgcctgcactccctcagcgacaccatcttacgatcGCACATGCAAACTCCCACTgtacacttcctcgccaaagcacatgcagtgcggtgcatggtcgtgttagccaagtacttaattaggcttattcatatagcagattcgggaagctaaggtacctccctttatatcattaacccaaacaaggatccatctagggtcgtcaatcctaattaatcacatacgataggcaagttgtagggcatcacccctgatgaaaacagTGGAAAGGCAAGTTTaagagtttacactctaggtcactacgggaggctcgtcacctcagcgtaggcctaatttatactcgaggtcactacgagaggctcgtcataTGATCGTAGGCAGACagctcgaatatggtgtcccatacactactatattcggctcacgagtttgggttgctcactggtcactacgaggaggctcgtcaccccagcgtaggccgacaactcgaccacggtgtctcatacaccaccatgcccggctcatgagttttagcagatcgtggtaccaaggttaaacagattttacattagtaagtggtaccttagattcaagtagtagcgtccatacatagtaaacacacattaggccaatcgggttacttgacaagttcgattggtacgggcatacgctaaattaatcgacatggactGCATATGTACtcttcgtggcctaaccactgtcgataatcaccgtacgactcggattcatcgaacgtatccgttgtggcgagactagttcggccactcgatcggaaaccattaccgattgcctggactacgtagtagtcccaatcacactcaagtaataggtaatcacatgtgatagtcataacaacattgaacaaacaattcaaaccctataatcatttgagcattttcatAAAAAAACACATAATGAACATATTATCATACCTatgtatttcatacataaatcacgtagttgaatttaagttacatgaaggaatctatttatatagctaaggtagttgagaatcttatctcgacATCCTTAGAaagtacaattcatcaaacacttacttattgagacattttatcaaacacttagactacacatttcgacatacatgatataacttagtcataacatatattagggcaaatcctttcataaaggagttgttgtacatacaacaatcatgtattttagGTCAATAgccatggcaagcacaaattatgatttcaccttcattcaaacatttcaacaaagacATGGAATGCATTATGTAATCATGTAATTCGCATACATGTATAGTtttcgaatacatcgtaactaagatcatatggcagcaatcaagtcagacataaatcattgctgacattgaaagccttgaaaatcctaacctaaacgtttatagtctgtaccttttATCGGTACGCTGGTTACAAACTCGATTCGTATACAACGTCCCCGTCtatagcacaacggctacctaaacattgaaataggttagctatttcatcaatttctctatttagattcctaaaacagattagggttaggatttcttacctaaaaacgaAATTGGAAATGACAGTGTAGCGAAACAGGAGAGATGATTcagtacgtggagtggtgggagtgaatcccagcaacaatccacaaatctctctctcttctcctcactcttttctcctcttttctctcttctctctcctagggttagagaaattcgtatggaatgagagaggggtgggttaaggacTTAAAATAGGcttagaagtgatgtcaatggccccagggccatggtatacttagggtatagccaaagggtgtctgtttcataccaacggagctcatctggaggtccattgctcgcacaCAGTCTGGAGAATgttccctggcaatggatctacaccaagttaagatttcggtccaatcgaattagtggatcgatcgtggggccacaagtatactgacatgtgtagaaaAAATTTTCTGATCCAcgggtatagtttggtcagaaactgatggtcttaaaccttaaatttggcctgtaaacgaacagcccaatttacttaagtttgagttcattttttaaagatattcgcatttctcacacacttcactccaagctcaagttgtgtgttatggatactatttgggctcgattcccatgatggttatcaagcccagttaggtggtcataaccttatagttttagagtcatcggacttttgacgcgcggtccatgtccgatacagagtttcaatgtgctcccgggagcaactgggttttgagattgctcctagatTTCTAAGTAATGTTAGGTTAAtgattctaatagttttaggtcttgcaattcgtatagaaagtagctcgagctaattcaccgattaatttagtttagtgcttaattaattttcacctaatttctacagaattcgatccttagtaatttctgcctgaggtggcacttgggtctttgtacgaatttttctgagacattataagcaggctgcatcaaaggaaaatagtcagataagtattttacaattcagtaaatctatttttttggtttctttgagattgtgccagaaaaatctctttcttttagtttgtctgagatgatccagaaaactcagagtgtagggtttttgaattgtgtaagcccacttgaaagacacaattgtgaaggttttagttaaaccttgaaaaacctatttcatagtgaatgctaatatccactgtgtgaggataataggagtggagtagttgtgtgattgtttttctaaacagttagtgtacacaagcgaaccactataatttctggccttgtggtgaatgattgattgtgatattgtgtggatgttgtaatttcctttttaagcatctgtgaagaatgttgtaatctttgtatgaaagtgtgggaatgctgtaatagcttagttattttctttgcttttttattctttattcctctgtattagtttgggattttgatacacaaaccgttctaggaattaggttgtcttaccataagccattggtttttggtgtaaggttgtccttagaacaacatttgtatcaaactctcaatacttgtacatttgaggttgttattcatttctgctttgtgggattgtttaagtgctatgtttatttatatttgtttaatttcacattttatttttaatttgtcatagtcctattcacccctccccccccccccccccctttcggactcttagctcggccttttcaataacTCGTAATGACACCATTACCTGTTCATACTGCCACATGGGCTTCTGCCCTTCACAATATTTAACAATGTTGTAAACAGTGAGTTTCTCCACTTCTAATAATGAATGCGCTTCGTCACTGCCAATATTCTGATACGTTCTCATTACCGACATTTACATGTGATACATGGCTATTACAGATAACATACCAAATTAGAACATATGTCATATAATgaaataacataataaccatgatCCAATTCATACAATTACCAGAAAAAATGTGATGCAGAACTTGCAGTCCTTTGTATATAAAGTAGGAAATGAACTGTGCTTTCTCTCCAAGAATTCGACGTACTTgtcaatagcctaatcaataaagatgGCTAATTAAGCTCTAATTTAATATAAGTGTTGAATAACTATAAATGTATGTACGTGAATTACTTACCACGCTATCAACCCATGCATTTTTCTCTCATATGGTCCTGAACCAAACAAATTCTGCCGAATCTTTGTTCGCGTTTGCCCAACTATCCAATTATGTAGTTCATCCTCTAATAttaccctaaatggatcaatctTGGCCTGGAAGGGTATCAGAGAAGTACACAATTCTCTCAGTTTCTTAGTGTCAGCGGCGTTGTTTAGAGTTATTTGAATGACAGAGATGGAATGGAGAACGCTTGTAGATAAACGGCTTCACCAGCCTCTTAGTTCTCCTCTTATATAGTGGAATGGAATGCAGTGATTTCTCACATATATCAATGTCTAACGCATCCGAGTGTTGAACATCCACCTCTCTGTTCCCTTGGTCCCTACCTTCCAATTCCTCATCCTCCTTCTCaaactcttccttctccttctctaaCTCCTCCTTCCAAAACTGCATCTTCTCTATAAGAAATTCCTCCATCTACTTCTTCTTCTCaaattcttccttctccttctcaaattcttccttctctttctcaaaCTCTTCATTCTCCTTCTttaatacctcattttttatcctcagttcttccttctccctcattAGCATTTTCCTCTCCATCTTCAAAACCGCCCTCTCGTTCAACtctttcttctttaatctcaAGGCTTTTTTCACTTTTAGCATTAGTTCCACCTCCTTGAGTActactctctccctctccatcgattcttctctctcttttagcgtGCATTCCTTTAGCTTCaactctccctatctctctccaaCTGAATCCTCTCCGCCTCCAGCTCCTCCCTATCCTCCCTCGACTCCCCAGTCAATtgcaatctctctccctctccctgtccctctccctcatcaccactctcttcctctcccccttcttctccctctccttGTCTTGATCTCTCTTCCATATCtttatcatcttcatctttaatgCCCTACAAAATGAAGCAATGTATGTATCACTTATATAACATGTTAaagtaaatataaaatatcagtAAAAAAGAAGACTTTTGTGACATCTTACGTCAAATCTATCACGGATTAAACGAACGACCTCCGTCTCCAGCTCCTCAATGGTAAGCTCTAAGATAAGAACTATCTCAATCAGCAAGGGAACATCTTCAATTTCATGcacagaaatatatatatatatatatatatatatagttcaatGAGTAACCACTTAAGCTTCATAGAAAATGACTTACATCTTCATTCTCTAGTATTTGATGAATCTTCTTATACCTCTAACCCTTCCATCCCCGatattgtaagcatcttgaaatTTGGAAGGGAACGTATGAAATGATACATTCTCAGAGAGCTAATAGTCTCTCAAGGGCCTATATCTATTACAATGAAATGACAAGATGATCTTAAATAAATAGCGTTTTGtataaactataaattaaaataaagaaggaaagaatcCTTACTTGTAGGGAATATGCAACCGGTGACATTGTAATGAAGCCCGTGCAATGCCATCAAGGCACTCTCGATCCCTTCAGTCATCGTCTGGAAGGTGAAACTACCCCAAgggtagatattaaagtcttcCAACGAGTCTACAAGGTTGATAAAGTCTATACAACACATAATATTCGTGTCGGTTcccctaacaaaccactctacACATAATATTAGGGCTACCTTCATGACATCTTCGTGCTTATTGCTATCAACTATCTGATGTTCACCTTCTGTACATGTTTCTTTAGGATAAGACATTGAAGTATTTCTCTCTTATTGACTTCTTCAAACGATGGATATTGGGTATGGAGAGGTCACCAGTCTTCAGCCCTGTTATTAGGGTGAAGTCCATCTCGAAAAATTTTACACCGTTCCCCTGTATCTCAAATACAAGATTGCCTATATATCTCTCAATAAGTGAGTGAAACAATGctcctataaacctaaatgatggaatgtgtaataaaaatgagaatgaagTCTGCTTAAATATATTTAATCTACTGATATTCTTCTCCAAACCACTCTTCACGCTATCAAACCACCATATCAAAGAACATTTGCATGATAGGGTGGGGGCCGACTCGCTAAATCCCTTATGCAAGGGTTTGTCATTTGCGAGGATGAATTGGAAATTATATCAATGATAATATTCAATATTTAATGAAGCGTAATTTGAAAGTTGACTTGTTGTCGTGAAAAATCATAAAGTATGGTGTGAGTTTGATGAGTCGGCTGTCTGTTTTTGGCGAATTCCAAATGAAAGTATAAGATTTATAagtgaattttcacaagtttCGGACTTGTTTCACTCATTTATCAATCAATTTTATGAAGTTGTTGGTAAATTTATACAAGGTTGTCGGTAAAAAAAATGTCAATATCAAGCAGTTATCGGTCATTTTGACGAATTCCATGTCAAAGTGGTTGACTCATAGGTGACATTCAACAAATCTGCGGccaatttcactcagttatcggtcaattttccaagttatatgttgcattttggccTGAGAacgtcatgaaattgaccgtgagtgAATTTGACTGAAGACTGAAAATGAttgggaagtgaagggaattgaccgtgaaatgcatggaattgaccgtgaagtgaaggaaattatcCATGAAATGAGCGGAATTGACTGTGACGTGAAGGGGATtatccgtgaaatgcatggaattgatcgtgaagtgaaggggaatcaccgaaaatgaccgtaaaatgcacgaaattgaccgtgaagtgaaggaaaatgactatgaaatgaatggaaatgactgtgaatgaagtgaattgaccatccactgcatggaaatgatcatgaagtgagggGATTAAcctaaaatgcatggaattgaccgtgaagtgaaggggaatcaccgaaattgatcgtgaaatgtatggaattaaccatgaagtgaagggaattgattgtgaaatgactggaaatgaccgtaaagtgaagggaattgaccgtgaaatgcatggaattgaccatgaaatgaagggaattgatcgtgaaatgaatggaaatgactgtgaagtgaaggggattgaccatgaaatgcatggaattgaccgtgaagtgaaggggaatcgccggaattgaccgtgaaatgcatgaaattaaccgtgaagtgaagggaattggttgttaaatgaatggaaatgaccgtgaagtgaagggaattgaccgtgaactgcataaaaatgaccgtgaagtgaaggggattgatcgtgaaatgcatggaattgaccgtgaagtgaaggggaatcgctagaattgaccgtgaaatgcatggaattaaccgagaagtgaagggaattgatcgtgaaatgaatggaaatgacagtgaagtgaagggaattgaccgtgaaatgcatggaattgaccctgaaatgaagggaattgattgtgaaatgaatgaaatgactatgaagtgaaggggaatcaccggaattgaccgtgaaatgtatggaattaaaccgtgaaatgaatgaccgtgaagtgaagcgaattgaccatcaAACACATGGAAATGACTGCAAACTGAagaggattgaccatgaaatgcatggaattgaccgtgtagTGAAGGGGAATCTCCAGAATTAATCGCGAAATGTAtggaattaatcgtgaagtgaagggaattgaccatgaaatgattggaaatgaccgtgatgtgaaggggattgaccgtgaaatgcatggaattgaccgcgaagtgaagaggaatcgcaggaattgaccgtgaagtgaaggggaatcgccgaaattgaccgtgaaacgcatagaattaaccgtgaagtgaagggaattggccgtgaaatgaatggaaatgactgtgaagtgaagggaattgaccgtgaaatgcatggaattgaccatgaaatgaagggaattgatcgtgaaatgaatggaaatgaccgtgaagtgaagggaattaactggaattgaccgtgaagtgagttaTATGTTTATTGCAGTTGTGAGTCGAATTTCACTTAGTCCTCATATAATTACATTCACTTTGCTGTCATTTTAAGTCAGTTCGCGGTCATTTTAGCTTAGTTCACagtcattttagctcagttcacggtcattttaactcagttcaTAATCCTCATCAATAACTCAGTGGGCCCTCGGTCTATTTCACTCAGccttcatttagtttcatatcttATTTCGTTCTTTATTTCAAAAaccctcaatgtgggccatttgagcattgaatttgcTCATTTATCATGACATGCTATACCATtcactatttaaaaaaaaaagaaaatggattATGGACCAtgcgcatatatagtataatatacagtGGGGTTCACAAAAAGAAAGCAGAGATTTGAATATACCTGCCGTTCGAAGCTTCTTAGATAGGGGACCATATTCGTCCTATGTTGGGTTCACAAAAGTCGAAAAggacgtgtgtggggtgtgtattcTCAACTAGACAaaggggaaagaagaaagcagtaAAGGGAGGGTTTTACTCGTAGGATAGACAATCACAGAGGGGGAAAAGTAATTAGAAAATGAGATTCttcggctaggatgaaggatcgagaagaaaaaaaggaaaaactgaATTTTTGGAAGGAGATGCGGCTTGTAGCATTCGAAGGTGTGtgcagggggcattttcgacaCGTGAAAAGCTGTCCGTACAGCTGGGCTTATTCTTGGCagctaaaaagaagtgggcttaaaaaggtttgtaggccataaatgggtcgtacagtaggaaaaaaaaaaaaaaaactcccgtTGCATACACACAATAGATCCGGTCCTTAAAttaatttttggatttttttaattcACTTTACTAAACTCACCCGGAGTCTTCCTTGTGGAAGAATTTCGGAGATAGCGAGGACCAAccgatcaacggttgagattacttattgaattttttatttttatttttaaagaaaagaaaaagaaaactggaGTGTATACCGTGCCATATCCAAGAGGTCGAGTATCTACTTCATCAGCAAAATAAAACgcctctcattcttcttctcgCACCAAATAGAAAAATATGCTACGGTtttgtccatccgtttcttcagCAGAGAAgagattttcttcatttcttcaaaaAAACTCGAAATTCAGACCATTTTCTCACTTGGGCTTCTCTGAAAATGGCAGCAAAACATCTGCATGTGAGAAGAATATGAAAAGGATGAGAAAACCCACCTCAGGTatggattttctttctttttcatatgCCCCTAGGTTTTCACATTTGTAAATACCTCATCTACTCACCGGATAAAGCCGTGACCCATCTTCCTGCGATCCAGATGATTAATGTGGTTGGTTCCATGCTGATATGCGATGGACCAGAATCTCCTCCATCAAACAATCTCAACCTTTCCAGCCGCGGACCTTGTTCCTTTAAATAGCTCAGGTGGAGGTCCTTTAACAGATTAGTAGGATTGTCTGATTGGGGAGTTGGCTGCAGGATCACCCATCGATGGTGGGGCTTATCAgatgaacggtcttgatcattGGAAGTTGGGCCCACCTGTCTGAGCTGCTGTCCCAAACAAAATGCCAGATATCTAATATTTCCTCACTGTACTGTCTTCTCACCTTGATAAATTCCTGTTAATAACAGCTCAAGAAATAGAGAACAGCATCTACACAATACTTACTGTGCACCGTTGGGAATCGCTGAATCACATGGACTACAGGCTATCACCCCTTCGAACCGTTCATGCAAAACTGGCCTTGAAATTCCTCAATTGGATAATCCGGCAACCGGGTTTTGATCGCTTTACCCCCATTTTCTGCATCACCGCCCATATACTCGTTCGAGCAAGGATGTATGAACCTGCAAAATCGATTTTGGGACATCTCTCTGGGATGGGTGTTGGGTGTTGTTCTATTTTCGATACACTCATGGATACGTACCGCCATTGCAATTCAAATCCCTCGGTTTTTGACCTTTTAATTAAGGTTTATGTCCAAGAAGGAATGCTGGGCGATGCTCTAGAGACCTTTCAGTTGATGGGTGTTCGAGGATTTAAGGCGTCAGTCTATACTTGCAATGCTGTCCTTGCCATGATTGTGCAGAAGGAGAGGATGGCATGTGCTTGGTCGTTTTTCAAAGATATGTTGGCGAGGAGGATTTGTCCGAACGTGGGTACTTTCAATATACTGCTGAATTCGTTGTGTACAGAAGGGAAGCTTAAGAAAGCCAGTTATCTTTTGAAAAAGATGGAAGATACCGGTTATATGCCGACGACTGTCACTTACAACACCTTACTGGATTGGTTTTGCAAGAAAGGGATGTTCAAGGCGGCTTTGAAGTTGATGAATTGTATGGCTAGCAAAGGTATCGAGGCAGATGTTTGTACATATAACATGCTTATTGACAATTTGTGTAGGAATAAGAGGAGTTCCAAAGCTTATTTATTgttgaagaaaatgagaaagaagagaTTGTCTCCTAATGAGGTCACCTACAATACTCTTGTCAATGGGTTTTGTAAAGAAGGGAAGATTAATGTCGCAGGTCAGGTTTTTGATGAGATGTTGAGTTTTAATCTTGTCCCAAACTGTATTACTTACAACACTTTGATTGACGGGCATTGTCGAAATGGGAATATGAGTGAAGCTCTGAGGCTTCTAGATGAAATGGAAGTGGTGGGATTAAAGCCAAATGAGATAAGCTATGGAGCTATTTTGAATGGGTTTTGCAAGGCTTCTGATGTAGATGCGGCAAGAAATCTCATTGAGAAAATGGGGAAGACGGGCCTTGTTATCAACAACATTATATACACGATTTTGATTGATGGGTATTGCCGTAGGGGCCTACTCTATGAAGCTCTAtctttgtttgatgaaatgttagATGCTGGGATGAGTCCTGATGTTGTCACATATTCAGTGCTTATAAATGCATGTTGCAAAGCGGGAAAGACGAACCATGCAAAGGAGATCTTATGCAAGATGTACAAAACTGATGTTCTACCCAATGGCGTTATCTTTGCAACACTAATATACAACTGCTGCAAGCAGGGAAATGTTATGGAAGCAATGAAGTTATATGCCAATATGAGCCATATGGGATATGGCGCAGACATAATTACTTGTAATACATTGGTTGCTGCTCTTTGTAGGAGTGGGAGGTTGGGAGATGCGGAGGAGTTCATGCGGCATATGACTAGGATTGGCCGAGATCCAAACTCTGTTAGCTTTGATTGTATTATAAATGGTTATGGAAGCAGAGGCGATGGATTAAGAGCATTCGCTTTCTTTGATGAGATGGTAAGAGAAGGTTGCTCTCCAAGTGCTTTCACATATGGCCATCTTATGAAAGGGCTATGCCGAGGAGGGAATTTGGAGGTGGCAGAGAGATTTTTGCGTAAACTgcatgatattccttttgctgTTGACACCGTTGTCTATAATACATTACTGGTTGAGACGTGCAAGGAAGGGAAGTTGGATCATGCATTACGATTATGCGATGAAATGATTAGAAGCAACATATGTCCCGATCTTTATACATTTTCGATTCTTATCAATGGTTTTTCTAGGAAAGGGAAGATGCTCCCTGCATTTTTTCTGTTTTGGAAAATGACAGAAAGAGATTTTTTTCCGAACCATGTCACATATACTTGTTTGGTTGATGGTCTTTTCAAAGGAGGACAGATAAAAGCCGCTTCTTATCTTTATGAAGAGATGACAATGAAAGGCCTACACCCTGATACTGTCGCATTTAATGTAATGATCAATGGATACTCCCGGGCAGGACAAATGCAAAAGGCAGATGATGTCTTTTGTATGATGGGCTGTGATGGTTTGCGTCCTAATCTAGTAACTTATAACATCCTCATGCATGGATATTCCAAGAAATTGTTATTATCGAGATCTTTTGACTTGTACAAAAAAATGACTGACAAAGGCCTTGTGCCTGATAATCTAACATATCATGCGCTACTTCTCGGGCTTTGTGAATCAGGCATGCCGGATGTTGGGATCAAGCTCTTAGAAAAGATGCTAATAGAAGGTATCATTCCTGATAAGTTGACATTTAATGTACTTATTAGCAAGTACTGTGAGAATGGTGAGATGACGAAAGCTTTCGATGTAGCTAATTGTATGAGTAGCTTAGGGGTGCTTCCAAATGAAGATACCTATGAAATTATCATCAAGGGACTTAATAGAAAGTGTGCTTTCCGAGAATCCCATTTGGTTTTGCATGAAATGCGGGAGATGGGTTTTGTTCCTAAGCACACACATTACATCACGTTGATTAATGGGAAATGCCGTGTCGGTGATATACAAGGAGCATTCAGATTGAAAGATGAGATGGAGGCATTGGGTCTCGTGCCTCATGATGTAGCAGAGAGTGCTATTGTTAGAGGACTTTGCAAGTGTGGAAAGCTTGAAGAAGCAATGTTGGTCTTCGATAACCTGCTTCGAGGGGGCCTTGTTCCGACTATTGCTACTTTTACGTCTCTCATGCACGCTCTTTGCAAAGAATCTAATCTTGAAGATGCTTTGCGTTTGCGGGATGTGATGGTGGGTTATGGCTTGGAAATAGACACTGTTGCTTACAATGTTCTAATTACCGGACTTTGTGCCAATGGTCATGTTGCTATGGCATTCGAACTATATGAAGAGATGAAACGAAGGGGTCGTTGGCCTAATATTACCACATATGCTGTCCTCATTGATGCTGTTTGCAAGGAAAATGATCTTGTTAGGGGGGAAATGCTTTTGATGGATATTCAAAGTAGAGGTTTCATCTCTCAAGGCCAGGATACCAAAGATATGGATCAAGCATTGGTGTGTACAATGCGGAGATTAAATCTTTTGAGGCTCAGGAGGCagaaaaatcatataaaaaaatgaagatgCGAGATATGTTATCCCGTCATTAAAGCTGCTGACAGGATGCTGATGAACAGGTTTTTATGTGTAACATTTAGAGATTTGCTATGATTTAAGCCATGTTGTGATATTTTGCAAGAGTAGGGGTTTTTGAGTTGTCTCCCCAGGCAGGTTGATGTCTCATGTGTGTGCAAGATCTGGTCGGTCcattaggtgggtctcaccatgtgctctggcccaaaaatctggcctGTCTAGGCATCACTTCCATTGTGTGTTTACAGCAAATGTGAACATAACTGGTCAAAGTTTTATGTCCATTTTTGTCATAGATGTGTGGTCTGGCTCATCAGTGGACCAGCCTACTCTTGGGGCCATGGGACATACACGGTTGGGCGCACCAGGTGAACAGCCTGGATATCATACACTTCCTGTGTTTGCATGAGTGGGGAGTGTAGGATTCAGAATCGTACACTTGCTAATAGACACCACCCATCTTGTCCATCTTCCCTCACTTCCTATTCTGAATCTAGATGTGGTGATGCTTTTTCATTGGTGGAACTGTTCTTGTTCATTGAATCCATGTCAAGGAAACTTTGTAAGCATCATCTCCTAGTTTTAATGATGGAAACTTCTAGTTTCTCAAAGTAGTAAACACTAGAATGGCCACATTGCTCAAAAGTGAAGATCAAGCTTATAATGCTTGACTTGAAGGAAATACACACTGCTCAATGGAGGATTTTTTCTGCCCACTAAACTgaaaatgggacccaccttttggtTATCGAAAGCTCCCATGCCTATGGGAGGGACACCCCAAAAATCCACCACCCCCGTACCATGTCCCTAACCATAGAGGAGATATTGGCATGGCCCACCCCTCGTGGTGGCCACAAGGTGCAAcattttccttttttggataGGTACTAGGTTCAACATCTTATATCCATTGTTACCTTAATGCTTCTATTTCCAGTTTGGCTCATGCCAGGCCACTTAGACACCTTGTGACACAACACAAAACTTCAAAATTTGGACAGTTAAAAGTGTTCTAATGATGCCATTGAAAAGTAGATGTGTTGGACACTCAACTGAGTT
This DNA window, taken from Magnolia sinica isolate HGM2019 chromosome 14, MsV1, whole genome shotgun sequence, encodes the following:
- the LOC131225948 gene encoding pentatricopeptide repeat-containing protein At5g55840; amino-acid sequence: MLRFCPSVSSAEKRFSSFLQKNSKFRPFSHLGFSENGSKTSACEKNMKRMRKPTSAQEIENSIYTILTVHRWESLNHMDYRLSPLRTVHAKLALKFLNWIIRQPGFDRFTPIFCITAHILVRARMYEPAKSILGHLSGMGVGCCSIFDTLMDTYRHCNSNPSVFDLLIKVYVQEGMLGDALETFQLMGVRGFKASVYTCNAVLAMIVQKERMACAWSFFKDMLARRICPNVGTFNILLNSLCTEGKLKKASYLLKKMEDTGYMPTTVTYNTLLDWFCKKGMFKAALKLMNCMASKGIEADVCTYNMLIDNLCRNKRSSKAYLLLKKMRKKRLSPNEVTYNTLVNGFCKEGKINVAGQVFDEMLSFNLVPNCITYNTLIDGHCRNGNMSEALRLLDEMEVVGLKPNEISYGAILNGFCKASDVDAARNLIEKMGKTGLVINNIIYTILIDGYCRRGLLYEALSLFDEMLDAGMSPDVVTYSVLINACCKAGKTNHAKEILCKMYKTDVLPNGVIFATLIYNCCKQGNVMEAMKLYANMSHMGYGADIITCNTLVAALCRSGRLGDAEEFMRHMTRIGRDPNSVSFDCIINGYGSRGDGLRAFAFFDEMVREGCSPSAFTYGHLMKGLCRGGNLEVAERFLRKLHDIPFAVDTVVYNTLLVETCKEGKLDHALRLCDEMIRSNICPDLYTFSILINGFSRKGKMLPAFFLFWKMTERDFFPNHVTYTCLVDGLFKGGQIKAASYLYEEMTMKGLHPDTVAFNVMINGYSRAGQMQKADDVFCMMGCDGLRPNLVTYNILMHGYSKKLLLSRSFDLYKKMTDKGLVPDNLTYHALLLGLCESGMPDVGIKLLEKMLIEGIIPDKLTFNVLISKYCENGEMTKAFDVANCMSSLGVLPNEDTYEIIIKGLNRKCAFRESHLVLHEMREMGFVPKHTHYITLINGKCRVGDIQGAFRLKDEMEALGLVPHDVAESAIVRGLCKCGKLEEAMLVFDNLLRGGLVPTIATFTSLMHALCKESNLEDALRLRDVMVGYGLEIDTVAYNVLITGLCANGHVAMAFELYEEMKRRGRWPNITTYAVLIDAVCKENDLVRGEMLLMDIQSRGFISQGQDTKDMDQALVCTMRRLNLLRLRRQKNHIKK